The DNA window CGCGAGGAGCACTTCGGCGAGTCGTTGTGGGTGACCCGCAAGGGCGCGGTCAGCGCCCGTGAGGGGGAACTCGGCATCATCCCCGGCAGCATGGGCGCGCGCAGCTACATCGTGCGCGGCAAGGGCAACGCGGACAGCTTCCACAGCTGCAGCCACGGCGCCGGCCGACTGATGAGCCGTGCCGAAGCGCGGCGGAAGATCACTCTCAAAGACCATCGTGCGGCCACGGCCCACGTGGAATGCCGCAAGGACGCGGCGGTCATCGACGAGTCGCCGGCGGCGTACAAGCCGATCGAAGCGGTGATGGCGGCGCAGTCCGATCTGGTCGAGGTGGTCCACACCTTGCGCCAGGTGATCTGCATCAAGGGTTGAGCGCGCATTGCGCTCGCGGCGCCGTCCGTTCGGGCGGCGCTTTTTTCGCGTGCGTGACGAGCCGCACATCGATTCAGGATGCCGCGCACCCGTGGTTCAGATTCGCATCGCAATGCGCGCGTGATCCACGCCGAAATGAAAGCTTTCGGCGTCGCCGCTTTGCGTGTTTGCGACTGAGTTCGCGCTCGCTGTGTGCGTTGGCCGGATTTGGCCGCGCTTATCTTCACGTAAAGACGATATTGTTCGGATGCAAGAGCAATGCCAACGGATTTCGCCCATGACGCATACGGATGTCGATTGGCTCTGTGCGGCACCGCCGCGACGGTCGTACCAAGGCGCCGGTCCGTGCGGCGGCGACTGCATTCCTCACCGGGTGCGCGAGTTGGCCATCGCTTACGGCCTGGGCGCGCGAGCGCATCACGGCGAGCGCCACTGGGAAGATATCTGCGATCAGCTCGCCGTCGGCTGGGAGCGCCTGTGCGGGCGCGAACCGGTGCCGTGGGCGCAGGTCGAGTCCGATGTCGAAGGCGCCTGGCGCTTGGTCCAGACCGGCTGAGCAGCGCCGCACCGCCGCCTAAAATCCCCGCCGGCGCGTCCCTGCGCGGCGAGCGGCACATCCGCTGATCCGCGTCGAGAGCGGACCGGGTCGAGTAAAGCGATGCGTGCTGCGTCGGCGCGATCAGGCCCTTGCCGGCTGCGACCGGCGCCATGACCACTTCAGATTGACGCCGAGCGTGCCGAGCACGATCAGCGCCACGCCCAGGCTCTGCACCGGCGCCAGCGCATGGCCGTAGATCAGGTAATCCAGCAGCAGCGCGATCACCGGATAGATGAAGGCGACCACCGCGATGGTCGCGACCTGCAGGCGCGGGTACGAGGAATAGAACAGCACGTAGCACACGCCGCTGTGGATCAGGCCCAGGCCGGCCAGCCAGAACCAGTGCGAGCCCGGCTTCCACACCGATGCGTAATCGGCCAACGGGGCCAACATCGCCACGCCGACCAGGCACTGGATCAGCACCACGGCCAGCGGCCGCTCGCGGCTGATCTTGCGCGACAGCAGCAGCGAAGCGCCGCACAGGATCGCGGCGACGAAGGTCAGGCCGACGCCGATCAGATAGCCGCTGCCGGCGTTGTTCCAGAGTTTGAACGGATCGGCCGAACACAGCACGCCGACGAAGGCGATCGCCGTCCAGCCCAGGTCGGCGGCGCGGGTGCGTTCGCCGTAGAACAACGCGGCCATGCCCAACACCACGAACGGAAAGAAGTGGTAGACCATGGTCGCCACGCCGATCGACGAGCGTGCCATGCCGGCGAACAGGGCGACCCAGTTCAGCACCAGCAACACGCCGCTGACGATCGCCGAGCGGATCAACGCGCGCTCGCCGAGCAGGCCACGGAACAAGCCGCGCGCGCTGCCCCAGGCGATCAGGAATACGCAGCCGAACACACAGCGAAACAGCACCGCGGTGATCGCGTCCTGGCCGCTTTCGTGCACGAACACGCCGACCGAGCCGATCAACAGCTCGGCGACCAGCAGTTGGATCAAGGCGCCGCGCGAATCGGCGGCGGGCGCGACGGTAGCGGCGACGGTGCTCATGGGCAATGGACGCGGCGGATCGTGGGAAGGCCAGGGTAGGCCGACGCTGCGGACCGATACAGATTCAGTTAGGATCGATTTCGACCGGTACAGATTTGCCTCTTTCCCCTCTCCTGCTTGCGGCGACCGCAGGAAATGCGGAGCGCAGAGGGCCGGGTCGAGGGCGGCTCAGCGGCGCTGGAATTTTCGGCCTCTACCGGTCCTCACCCCACCCCCGCTCCCACAAACGGAGACGGGCTTTGGCTCTCGCGAGGTTGACGATGTCCCAGGACCTGCTCTACGAACGTCTCGCCGAGCGCATGCGCCGGCAGATCCAGCGCGGCGTGCTGCGCGCCGGCGAACGCCTGCCTTCGCTGCGCCGGCTTGGCCGCGATCAACGCATCAGCCTGGCGACCGCGGTCGAGGCTTACCAGCAGCTCGAGCGCGAAGGCCTGATCGAGGCCCGTCCGCGCTCGGGCTATTACGTGCGCGCGGCCAGCGCGCCGGCGCCGCGCGCCGGGCGCATGCGCCACCTCGCGCGCGCGCCGATGCCGGTGCGCAACCCGGCCCTGCTCGGCGTGCTCGACGTGCAGGCGCGCCACGACTTGGTGCCGCTGCACTCGGCCTCACCGGCGATGTCGCTGCTGCCCAACGCCGCGCTGGCCGGCTCGGTGACGCGCGCGCTGCGCCGCGATCCCGACACCGCGCTGAACTACGCGCCGCCGCAGGGCTTGCGCCCGCTGCGCGAGCTCATCGCCCAGCGTTACGGCCAATGCGGGGTCGACCTGGACCCGGACGAGATCGTGATCACCGCTGGCGCGATGGAGGCCATCAGCCTCACCTTGCGCAGCCTGACCCGCCCCGGCGACATCGTGATCCTGGAAACGCCGACCTACCACGGCCTGCTGCAGGCGGTCGCCGCGCACGGCCTGCGCGTACTGGAGATCCCCAACCGGCCCGGCATCGGCATCGACCCGGCGCATGCTCGCGAACTGCTGGAGCGGCACGCGGTGCGCGCCGCGCTGCTGATTCCCAACTTCAGCAATCCGCTCGGCAGCCTCACCAGCGAAGCGGCCAAGCGCGAACTGGTCGCCGTCTGCGCCGCGCACGGGACCATCGTGATCGAGGACGATCTGTACGGGGAGTTGGCCTACTCCGGCGAACGGCCCTCGCCGATGCGCCGCTACGACGACGGCGAACATGTGGTGGTGTGCGGCTCGTATTCGAAGATGCTCTCGCCCGGTCTGCGGGTCGGCTGGATGACCGGCGCCCGCCGCACGGCCGAGCTGCTGCGCACCAAGAGCTTCTCGACCGTGGCGACCGCGGCGCTGCCGCAAATGGCGCTGGTCGACTACCTGGCCCGTCACGACATGGAACGCGGCCTGCGCCGGCTGCGCCGCGCTCTGGCCGACAATTCCCTGGCCTATCGCCAGGCCGTGCTTGAGCACTGGCCCGACGGCACCTGCGTCGCCGAACCCGCCGGCGGACTGACTCTTTGGGTGGAACTGCCCGAACGGGTCGAAGGCCAGGCGCTGTTCGAAGCCGCGCTGGCCGCCGGCATCGGCATCCTGCCCGGGCATCTGTTCTCCAATCGCGGCGACTATCGCCATCATGTCCGGCTCAGCTGCGGCTATCCCCTGAACGACCGCATCGATGCGGCGATGCGCTCGCTCGGCGATATCGCCAAACGGCTGGCGCGTTCGCGCTGAGATCCGCGCAAAGAAAACGGGCCGCGCATGGCGGCCCGTCGGAATGCGCGGCGCGCTGCGGCTCAGGCCGACAGTAGGTTCGGCAGGAATTGCTCCAGCGCCGCTTTCACCTGATCCACGGTCAAATCCGGTTGCGAAATCGCGCGCATCGCCAAGCCTTCGATCAGGCTCTGCAGGATCAGCACGCGAGTGGCGACCTGATCCTGCGGCACGCCCAGGCCGCCGTCCTCGCGGCTGCGCGCGAACCAGGCCGCCAGATCGGCGCGGAACACCCGGTCCGAGGCATGGGTGGCCGCGGCGATCTCGGCGTCGCGGGTGGCCTCGGCGGTGAGTTCGAGGAACAACGCCGCGCTGGTGATGTTCGGGTCGTTGGCCTGCCACTGCTGGAACACCTCGGCGATGCCCGCGACCAGGTCGCTGGTCGCGTGCAGCTTGGCGATGTCCGAACGCGCTTCTTCCAACTGGCGCTCGATGATCGCCAGGATGATGTCGTTCTTGCCCTTGAAGTAGCGATAGATCAGGCCGGCGCTCATGCCGGCCGTCTCGGCGATGTTGGCCATGCTGGCGGCGTGGAAGCCGTGCACGACGAAACATTTCTGCGCAGCGACCAGAATGCGCTCGCGCTGGGCTTGCGCGCGCGCTTCGGCCTTGGCGGTGGGCTTGCCCGGAGTGCTCATGGGCTGCGCTCGTTCCAGCCACCTCCGAGCACCTTGTACAGAGTCACCCGGTTGGCTTGTTCGGCCAGACGGGTCGACACCAGGCCCTGTTGCGCGGCGTAGAGCGTGCGCTGCGCGTCGAGCTGATTGAGGTAGCTGTCGCGGCCGGCCTTGTAGCGCGCGGTCGACAACTGATCGGCGCGGGCGGCGGCCTCGACCAGCGCTTCCTGGGCCTGGCGCTGCTCGGCCAGGGTCTTGGTCAGCGCCAGCGCGTCGGAGACGTCGCGAAAGCCGGCCTGGATCGCCTTCTCGTACTCGGCCAGGGCGATCTTCTGGTCGGCCTTGGCCGAGGCCAGGCCCGCGCGCAGCTTGCCGCCCTGGAAGATCGGGATATTGACCACCGGGGTCACCGACCACACCCGGGTATTGCCCTCGAACAGGCCCGACAGTTCGTTGCTGCCGCTGCCGAGGAAGCCGGTCAGGTTGATCGAGGGGAAGAACGCGGCGCGCGCCGCGCCGATATTGGCGTTCTGCGCGCGCAACAGGTGC is part of the Lysobacter firmicutimachus genome and encodes:
- a CDS encoding PLP-dependent aminotransferase family protein, with the translated sequence MSQDLLYERLAERMRRQIQRGVLRAGERLPSLRRLGRDQRISLATAVEAYQQLEREGLIEARPRSGYYVRAASAPAPRAGRMRHLARAPMPVRNPALLGVLDVQARHDLVPLHSASPAMSLLPNAALAGSVTRALRRDPDTALNYAPPQGLRPLRELIAQRYGQCGVDLDPDEIVITAGAMEAISLTLRSLTRPGDIVILETPTYHGLLQAVAAHGLRVLEIPNRPGIGIDPAHARELLERHAVRAALLIPNFSNPLGSLTSEAAKRELVAVCAAHGTIVIEDDLYGELAYSGERPSPMRRYDDGEHVVVCGSYSKMLSPGLRVGWMTGARRTAELLRTKSFSTVATAALPQMALVDYLARHDMERGLRRLRRALADNSLAYRQAVLEHWPDGTCVAEPAGGLTLWVELPERVEGQALFEAALAAGIGILPGHLFSNRGDYRHHVRLSCGYPLNDRIDAAMRSLGDIAKRLARSR
- a CDS encoding DMT family transporter, whose amino-acid sequence is MSTVAATVAPAADSRGALIQLLVAELLIGSVGVFVHESGQDAITAVLFRCVFGCVFLIAWGSARGLFRGLLGERALIRSAIVSGVLLVLNWVALFAGMARSSIGVATMVYHFFPFVVLGMAALFYGERTRAADLGWTAIAFVGVLCSADPFKLWNNAGSGYLIGVGLTFVAAILCGASLLLSRKISRERPLAVVLIQCLVGVAMLAPLADYASVWKPGSHWFWLAGLGLIHSGVCYVLFYSSYPRLQVATIAVVAFIYPVIALLLDYLIYGHALAPVQSLGVALIVLGTLGVNLKWSWRRSQPARA
- a CDS encoding TetR/AcrR family transcriptional regulator, with product MSTPGKPTAKAEARAQAQRERILVAAQKCFVVHGFHAASMANIAETAGMSAGLIYRYFKGKNDIILAIIERQLEEARSDIAKLHATSDLVAGIAEVFQQWQANDPNITSAALFLELTAEATRDAEIAAATHASDRVFRADLAAWFARSREDGGLGVPQDQVATRVLILQSLIEGLAMRAISQPDLTVDQVKAALEQFLPNLLSA